aggaTTCTAGATGACAGGAGAGAAGAAGAGGGAAATCGCCTCTCCGGGAATCCTAGTCCAACGCATTCGGACAGGCACAAGCCTTCAAAACAGGACTCTAGATCCACTGCACCAAAAACTTCCAACCCCTCATCTCCTTCATATTGTACATCATTTCCTCTTTGTCCCTTATCGCCCGCCCGATGTACCCTTCCCCGTCCCCCATCCCGTACAGCCCATCGCACAAGTCCCCGATCTCCGTTGGCGCCGTGGGGTCCTCTCCCGCGTACTACGCTTTCACCAGTAGGTTCGATGTCAGCTCCGCCAGCTCGTGCCCGATCACACTTATCATCCGTATTCGGAGGGGCCAGTGCTCTCGGCCTTCCTTCCCCCATGTACCCGGGCACGGCGAACGGGTACGCGCACACCTCTGAGCACTGCTTCCCAGAGTTGTCCATCCAATAGTACGACAGCGTGTAGCCCACCACAGATGGGAAAATGAAGTAGTGGAAACTGCAAACGGCCCGACAGAAGTCCTGGTCCGGTGACGTCCCCGGAGGTGAGGATAAGGTAGATGTTGTTCTTGTGGTTGACAGGGAAGGGCTTCGACCGGACCGCTGCGGCGATGACCTACCGCATGGAAAGGCGGGGGAGGTGGGTGCCCTAGGAGCAGCGGTGGTCGGAGTACTCCCCGGCGACGAGGATGGAGTTGGAGATATTGGCGCCGGTCTGGTCGGTGTAGAGAGAGACGGTGCGCTACCATTGGGAAACGGAGGGGGAGGGAGCGGCGCGGCGATCGGAGATGGAGATAGAGATGAGGAAGTCCTTGATGAGGAACTGGTGGGAGGTGGCCCACCGGCCATACTAGATGAGGTAGATGTTGATCGGGGGAGGAGAGGGACGGGGCCCATGTGGTAGCGAAGGTCAACCAAGTCGGAGAAGCCCTCAAATTTCTTGAAGACGGAGAGGGACTTAAGGGCAAGCTTTGGGTTGAAGTAGGAGTCCGATTGTGTTTGGAGAATCTGCTGCTTAACAGAGGAATTGGAAGAGGCAACAGCATTGTTGAAGGGGAcgatgaggaggaggagaagaagcAACCGCAATAGTGTCTGTGCTCCTCATCCTCCTCTTACTGCTGTTTTACTAATCAACATTTTgtgtatacttttttttttaatgtcacTTCTTTTTAACTTTTGTTACAACCCCAACATTAAAgttcctaaaatacccctttTGGGCTGCTCAATTAGGAGCTTGAAGGAAATTGTGCGGTGGCTCAGCCGCTGAGTTCCTTGATTGGAACCGAAATATAAGTTTAAGGATCAAATTAGGTACAAATAATACATAAGGATGAAatcgatgaaaaaaaaaagtttagggattAAATTAGCAATTTTCCCTTCATAGTAATTAAGGTCGCTTCATTCGGCAGCCGTCTGCATTTtctcaaccaaaataaaaagataGCAAGAAAGAAAGCGAAAGGTGGAAAGAAATGAAGCCTTCTGCGGTGAAGAAAGGGGTTGTCGATTAACTACGGCGTATGGACCCAAAAAGATGGTACTCGTACTAGAATAAATATTAAATGCCAGTAGCTGTAGCAGACGCGGAGGTGGCGGTGCTGGCGGCGAGCGAGACCACGAGTAGCTGGCAAGAGCCAGCCCACCAAAAATGTCATCTTCATTCTTTATAATCTCTCATGTTCTGCTTTGACGGGCCATAATTAGAGGTAGGGATGCAAACGAAGTAAACAGTTATATGTTCACACACAGGACGTGCAACTGCAAGCGTATTACTTTCGCCTGAGGAGGCAAGGGGAATTATAAACGCACGAGATTGGTGATATTTAAGATAATAAAATAGTGACTTTATTTAAGCATTTTGGATAAATATTTTAGATCCACATGTATGTTGAGCCTGCTCTTCAATTTGGGACCTAAAAATTAATAAACTTCTCTGCGGTCATATTAGTtccttttagtttttcttttctttttttccaaaggctTAAACCATGTACTCGATGAATGAATAACctctattaaataataaaatattttgatCCCAATTTTGGGCTAATGagttaaattaataattttggtcaaataaTAAGATACTACTTTTTTTGAGAACCTTATATAACATATTGGTCCGATTCATATCACAAATTAACGAATTactaaaattacatatcatattaTCCTAAAATATGAGGCTATTGTTGCTTGTTTTTTCTTATAGTTTAAATCTACCGGAATCTCattcctaatttttcttattgcaTCTAAAAGTTTCGAAAATATTGTCatttatatacataatattgttaATCTAATTCATTGTATGTTGACATCCATCAATTAgtatttctaaatctttttttATCTCTTGATAATGGGAAATGGTATCAATTACAACATACACTGAAAATATTAATTAGAATTAAATTATGGATACGAATCAAGGAGATATTAATTGATTTATATTCCTTAGATAGAATCGTAAGTGTacttgataaattaataaattattaatttatcgatTAATTAATACCTCTTCAAATTTATATTGTTCCAAGGGTCTTAATTTATAGAGTTTTTACTATAGTATGTGCTTTAATTTAATAGTAGTTCCCTAAATCAATCCCAATACGGTGAATGCATTATCTGGGCAAAGCTCATTTGGATTACTTTTTTTAGgagtttttattaaaaaaaaaaagtattgtaACGATTTTGATGTTTATGAGATAAAAGGTGATCGAGAaaaatgtacttttggaatgcaaactttttctgcaaaaaattacaattcaaaagaGGCCGTGTGTGGAAAATTATTATcaagtcatatatatatatatatatatatatatatatatatatatagattatgTTTAAGACAGGCCCGATACATACATGCATTCTTCCGTTTCTAGGGTAGATTGCTGCCAATTAATGGATACAAAACTAAACAGTAGGCAGCAGTACATTACTGCAGTAGCAGTAAATCAAGTCCATCGCTTGGGATGATAAAACACCAACTGTTGCTGTTGCCGTTACCGTTGTTTTAAGCCCAGAAGAGCATAGCTAGAAGGAATGACGGACAGAATGAATGAAATAGTTATGTGCTCCGTTTTTAAATCTGGCAAATATAATGAATACGCAATTAAAGCTATCGGCAGAGACATAACTGCTTCTAGCCAACGGTCCCTGGTGAGCTAATGCTGCCGTGAGTCCGTAGTATAAAAATATAGGATTAATCTCTCCTATATTTTGACagtatatacattattaatattagatgaatgataattatataaaatttaaatttaaaatttaatttttacatgTATGTCATGGATCCAACGATGACAATATATGCACTGTCAATATATGTAATATTTACTCAAAATATATAATGCTGAGCCAGCGGAAAGTTTTGTCCACACctctcattttttattttggagaCTGGAAAGGCCCTTTGTATCCCGACCCCATTTTTTGCAATTATCAAATTCAATTACACTATATATAACTCACGAAAGTAATACTAATATACGAAAACATGACAAAttgaacaataataataataattaaaaaaaaagagttgcaTACCACAATCACATTGTTATAAATTAAATACATCTGGACCGTGAATTGCACCATATACATACCCTATAGTACGCCATGAAATTTTAATCAATCTAGTCGAATCTAGTTCAAGTAAAACGGTACACAGTTTTTCAGAAAAAATGCAAGCGGTACACCTGCGAACCAACCAAACTAGGTGTGAGACAAACATGATAAAAAGTGGAGTGGTTCATATTTTCGTGTGTTCAATTTACCTTTTCTTGATGCAAAGTCCAATTTttacttgaagattgaagattGTACAGTGTAAGGTACAGTTGAAAAGTGGGTGGAAGTATTTAGAGATGGTCACCAACGCCTAACTGGGCATTAAATGCGTGCATGCCCAGTCCAGCGTCCAGGACTGTGTATTCCACAAGCGTAAATACAACCAAATTTATCACCTATATCACCACCGAATTTTTACTTAGCCGTGTAcgcatatacatatatatacatatatttatctctCTTTCGCTCTGTTTGCTTCCTTCCCTTTCTACTCATGCATTCAGCCACggattttcctctctctctctctctctctctctgtaaatatatatacatatagatatatatatatatatatatatatatatgtctcgTACGGACACACACAGAGCTTCACAACTCACAGGACCCCCgcaaccccccccccccgctCCCCGCGGcccaaccaaaagaaaaataaaagtcaCAAGTCATAACTCCCCACCTTCCAACCCCACCATAACTCCCAGGGTTGCTATCCTATATAACCAGGCCTTTGCTATATGCAGTGTAAAAGAAATCAGGCGCTACCTGGTGCTAGCTTGAAAAGCATTTTCCTTGGTTACAGATTGTTAGGGTGGGAAGATGTTTAGATTAATAACGGGAATACCAGGGCCGAGTGGCTTCGGATCGGCTTCCACTGCTGAACAAGTTACGCAAGGGATTGATGCCTCCAACCTCACTGCTATCGTTACAGGTGATGAGCCGCGTTCATATCCAGTTGatacattaaaaaaaagaatttttttttttgtggtggcACTCTTCATCATTGCGATTATGCGTACCATTTTACTGCATATTAGGACTGACAAGCGTTTGTGATACCACTTCTTGTGTTCGCAAAAGACATATGGTTGatctatcaaaaaaaaaaaaaaaaaagggaaaagaaaaaaaagtcaacGACTAGAAGGACAGAGGacatggttggatggttcaattgtttattatttttttaatcccCACCCGTCGTTCAAGGAAGTTGGATTGGGGGCTGCCTTTCTTTCCccagagaagaaaaaaaattaaataaattttagcTGCCATGCATCATGCTAGTTTATGCCCTTTTCTTATCATGTCGCCTGGCAACTtgtagcttctttttttttttttgtgtgtgtgttttggGCTCAGTATATTGATATGCAGTTGACAAGATCGTGCAGGCGGTGCAAGTGGGATAGGCTTTGAAACAGCAAGAGTGTTGGCCCTGAGGAAAGCCCATGTGGTTATTGCTGCAAGAAATGTTGAGGCTGCAAATGAGGCAAGGCAAAATATTCTGAAGGAAAATGGAACTGCTCGCGTCGATGTCCTAAAACTCGACCTTTGCTCGATCAAATCGATCAAGGCCTTTGCTGATGACTTCTATGCCCTTGGCCTTCCTCTCAACATCCTAATGTGATCTCCTTTTCTCCCCTCCTAATATATCTTCTGTATTCTCCTATGCAAATTCCTGTTGAATGATGTCAAACTTGAAGAGTGTCGAAGTTATTCAGTCTAATCTAAAGATGAGATGATTGAATCTTCAGAAACAATGCTGGTGTCATGTTCTGTCCCTACCAGCTTTCTCAAGATGGAATAGAGATGCAATTTGCAACTAATCACCTTGGTATGTGTTTTTATCAACTAACGAGCAGCTTCTAAATTTAGTCACTGTTGCTCTCATGTCTTTTTTGTCGGGTAAATGGTTGTTCTCAGGTCATTTCTACTTGACGAACCTTCTCCTTGACAAAATGAAGCACACCGCAAACTCTACAGGCATCGAGGGTAGGATTGTGAATTTGTCATCCGTGGCTCATGTCCATACTTACGGTGGAGGAATTCGATTTGATCGCATCAACGACAAAGACAGGTTTTGTGCTTTGCCAGTTTTCTCCCGTCAGCATTCTGTTGAGTGCGAGTTGTTTCCCATTATTCTTGCAAAGAATGATCACCATCCTAATTTTACCTGTTCTTCCTATTCTCTGTAATGCTCCTCATACCAGTTACTCAGACAAAAAGGCCTACGGGCAATCCAAGCTAGCAAACATTTTACATGCCAATGAACTCTCTCGACGTCTGCAGGTGATCTTGATGCTTCTATGTCTATATTTCGGAAAACCGCCATTACACTAAGTGTGTATCTGTTACTTTTATTGTTCTGTAGAAGGCAAAAAGATGTGGTGACAATCATGTTCTGCTTGTTTCTTCATTCTGTTGGGTAAACAAGTCAAGAGTATAGAATGCCATGCTTTCATTTGGAAACTGCGATTATCAATTAAGAAaacatgaaaaaataaaaaaataaaagtaatttgCCCATCTCTGATGTAACGTCCTATATTGATATCGTCCTCCTGGTTAGTAGAAGTCAAGTAGACTCTTGAGATGAGCGAGCAAAAAGTAATGTTCattaaaacaaacaaagtgTATTCATTGGTGCTTCAGCTAAAATGGGATTTAAAGCATGTGGCCCTTCTGCTTCTGATTCTCCATCTCAAATATGTTTCAAACTTCTGCTATGGGCAGGAAGAGGGAGCGAACATAACGGTCAATTCAGTGCATCCAGGATTGATAATGACTAACCTCATGAGACATTCTGCACTGCTAATGAGTAAGTATTGATGTCACAAGGAGGATTTTCATTTCggccttattttgttttccagaTATTAATTCAGGTTCATTGGCAGGAGTTTTGCAGGCGTTCACTTTTATCTTGTGGAAGAATGTGCCTCAGGTAAATCAAGCAAACATCAATGCATAGAGAGGTTGACCAAATGTTTTGATTTCCCCCGTTCCAAATTAATTAGATTAAGGCACAGAGAGTCAGGTGTTTCTGTGCTTTCCATTTGTCTCATTTCTGAAGTTTCCTTCAAAAGTAATCACAAAGATTCTCAAGGACGCACATGGGGTTATTAAGAAACACCTGAGATTCAGATCCATTGCTTCTTGTTGTACATAACAAAGTGGTCTTTAGTTGAATTTATCGGTGCGCGTTTCACACCCTAAAATTTAACGCAGTTAGTCAGGTTTGCTGAATTATACATGTTTAGATAAGGTGGAATTTCATCTCTACTGTGTATAAAGTACCCATCTGGAAGGGCACGAAACCAGTGCCTACCTGGAGCAGCTCTTTGCGAGGCTAGATCCCATTCTCTCTACCAATCTGGTGGTCCATTCATTTACTGGTAGAAGTTTTGTAAAGcataaaaatttcagcttggGTTTTCGCTTTGCAGGGGGCAGCCACAACATGCTATGTTGCACTCCACCCGAGTTTGCAAGGTGTGACTGGAAAATACTTTCTTGATTGCAATGGGTTTCCACCGAGCAAGTTGGCAAGAGATAAAGCTTTAGCCAAGAGATTGTGGGACTTCAGCGACACGTTGGTGAATGCAGCAGCTCAAAACTGATGAAATATACTAGTACTACTACTGTATTTCCTAGTTTGGTCCTATATCACTCATTTGTACACTATATAGCTTGCTAATCTGGCTGCCTGTTTGAGGGTAAGATGAGAAATTAAGTACAGGTAGAAAGTTTTACTTGGTCGTTGAAGTGGTCGATGAAACCATACCGCACTAGTCTATGGTACAAAGAATTTCATTTGTTTGCAAGTCCTGCAGACGACATCGAATCTCTCCCCCtctgaacaaaaaaaaatgatgatctATTAGGAAAAAATTCTTACATTGCACTGATTGGCACGTAGCTATCTGTTCTTTGCTTTTCGCTGCTGAATGAAAATACtgatgaaaagaaaagggacCTGCATGCGTTACGACTAATCCTCTGTAAATAATAACCTGGGATCCGAAGGAAGCAGAGTGCAGAGACCGTACATGGTCCATACCGAAGCTAAGTACGTGGACTAGTCTCGGGGATCTTCCATCTCCCATAAAGCCAAAGCCTTAACTACGTAAGCGGAGGTAGCTACAACTACCGCTGCGAAAACCGGGGGGACCAGCAAGTCCATTTTAGACCTTTTGAAAAAATGAGCCGGCAGGCAGAAAAGTTCCCCGGGAGCGTCGACCGGAACTCTAACCGTCATAGGCCCTCCTTGCCTTTGATCTTGTTGTCGTTGAAGTCGACAGGCCTGAGAGAAGGAAGAAGTGGGATTTACCGCAGAAACAAAAGCCAACTCAGGGGAGAAGGACGCCACCGCCACTATTATGGTCAGGATTGTGGTCCACGTTGCGGCATAGAGCAGTAGAGGCCACCGCGGAGAAAGCCTCTGCAGCATTGCCTTCCACAATGTGAAAGTAAAACTCATCCTGCCCTGCACTAAGAGAACACTGGGGATGAACTTCTTGGGAGGATTTATCTGCTGCTCAGTTTCCTTATTTCAATACATACACATTGTGAACAGATAGATAGATGGATGCCCGACCCCTGAAAGTATTGGGCTAATGGATTGGACCTAATCTCAACTACTTTCGAGTAGTTCGGTTTGTCGTTCAAAACGTCTTACAgcgaaagaagagaaaataacCAACTCCGCTTTAGTTCTCTAATCAGACAGACTTTTGTTGGTTTGTTGGTTTGTGTTAGGAGAGCTACAACATAACCGAGAATTGGTTATTCTGGTGAACGCGACGCGGCACCACTGCCTATTAACTATTAACCATAGGGCTGGAGCAGATTTGCAATTTGCACAGGTCCAAGAAGGTGATAGAAAAAATGTTGATCTGTTTTCAAATCCTGCTCACTTGATTACCAAGATGATAATAATCAGGCATATGTCTACGacatcttttccttctttttttgcaCATCTTTTTCTCTTTGCGTTCCTGTTTCCTTTCCTCTCTGTTTTACGTTTACCACTGAGCTGTCCGCAATAACAACCTTTCTAATTTGCCCAGTTTGCTCCTTTTTAATCACTCTTGTTAAAAACGCTTCATAATTTTTTACCACCACTGAGCTTTCCTCAACAGATTGTCTGCAAAGATGGAAACTGACTGTTTTTCCAGAATTCTAACAAATGAAATTCCATGTCATAAAATGAACCACAATACAtttcttttcactaccaaaatgGATAGTCGAAGGTAAAAGAAAAGAGCgagaccgagagagagagagagagagagattacaGCAAACAACCACTCACACAACCCCTGCTCCCTCGCTCTGAGGTTTTTCCAGGTCTCGCCTTTCAAATTCAGTTTTCAGATACAAACATAGAAGAAGAACCCCAATTTTATCTTGCGGATATTATCCACGTCTTCTTTCATAATTATGTGGGGAGCCGAAATTTGATCACCAAAatggtaaaaaaataaaagtaaaaccAGTCATGACTTGGGAATCCTCCTAACCAGTATCGCCCCCCCAACGCCTGTTTTTCACTTGATTGAAATCAACCCGATTTGGTAGACAGTAGAACCACATCCTGAAGTACTCCGAGAAGCAAGCGTATCCTACTACAACTCTCTGCAACTTTTCCAAGAGATGGAAGATGAACTTCAAAAGGGGCTGATACATGATATCCTCAGCAACAAGCCCGCAACCATCTTCTTAAAAAATTAAGCAGCAGTGCAGAAGGAAAAAGCTCTTTCTACCTTGAGTATAAGGAAGAGAAATGCAGCCACCGAGAAGCAGAGTATGACAAGTATGATTACTACAATTACGTGGAGTGTAATGTGGGGGCTCATGAAAAACAGAATTGCAATTGATAGACTCTGCCAGAACTTAAGCTGTGCAAATGCCCCTTCCTGCACAAGAGCAAGACATTAGATATTTGCTGCACCATAAGATATTCAGCAGAGTGCTGGCAACTATCAAGCCAATGAGAATGCTCTGACATCTTAGAAGAAAAGATTCATGAACCAAGACATGAAGACCGTTTCTGACTAATCCAGCATTCAAAGttcaaaaagacaaaaatgatcGAGAATATTCCAGAACAATCCAAATCATTttagattaagaaaaatgaaacgaCAGAACTAAGACTTGATTGGGCCAAAGCCAATTTGATAACCTTTTGTAACTCAATCAAAAGTAGCTACGCCAAGGAGAGAACTCAATCATGACTCTTTtgctatcctttttttttttttgggagaaaaggggggtgggggtgggggtggggagTGAGGGGTTCCCTATGGAAGGCCAACGGGTTACTATTGTAACAagtatatctatatctatactaTATGTTAAGGGAGAGACGGAGGTTTGGGGTAAACAATTGTTATCACTTTATATAACTTCCACTTTCACCCTTATAAAAATTACTCAAAACTTAACTACCTAAACAAATGTTGTCAAGATAATCACCCATAACCATTTGTTAACCTTAACCATCTAAACAAATGTTAACAACATAATTGCTTCCAAACATTGCAACTACCAAAATTACAATCAATAATTTGCAGAAAACGTTCATGCATTTTAAGTTGCACACACATCGCGTGTGCCTTTAGCACTAGTCTACTTTAAGTTTATTGCTAACCCATGTAAACTGCACTCCATCTGGCTTTTATCCTTACTGCTCTCAGTATGTATGCTTCCCGGTGTTGAATCCCAGAAGTGTAACCAAGTTGTTCTACTACAGATTGAATACTTCCTAGCAGAAAAATACTAAAGACTTCACATTTGAACGACAATGGAAGAGTCAGCTCTAATTCTtggaaaaatccagaaaaatttGGGTTGCAAAACACTCTGATCAAGTGAATAAGTTTTACAAGCTCGTACTCAGTGGCACATGGAAAGTCACCATCTTATCACAGACTAGGTATGCGCTAATTCGTAAATATCTAAAAAGAATTGTCTTCATCATATGATAAGACCATGAAAATTGCCAGCTTAGCATCAGATGAAGAAAATCATTACCAGATTATGCTTGAAAATAATCCCAAGAAATGCACTGAGCTGTGTATTAAGAACTCCATCACCAACACCCAACAAGGCAGCTATCAGGAAAGGATATAAAAAGCCAACTACTCCATGAAGCAAGCTACATCAGAGACCAAAAAGCAATTACAAGATCGAGAGAATCAATTACATGAGCACAGAACGTCAGCTTCCGCAAAAGAACAAGGTGCAATAGCAGGAGCAGACCTATAGTGCACAAAAAGCAACAGGAATGCAATAGTCTGAATGAAAGCCCCACTAAGAACTATTATGGTAATTGTCGAAAGACCAGATGTAAGTTGACCAGCAGCAAGCGAACACTGAAAAAGATTTCAACCACTCTTATTAGAGAGCATTAAGAAACTATAGCATGTATTAAGCTAAAAACATCAAAATTATTATATGCTACAGTAAACGTAACTTTTAGGCACATGTCTAGCATAATTAGAAATAAGAAAGGCATTGGAATTGTATATCTCATTGAAGCCACAAAGCATGCTAAGCAGTAAGGTAGTCGTAGAAACTCCTCCAAATGACTGATTTTTATGGCAGAGAATTAGTTTGGTGCTCAACTAAAGCATGACGAGTAGAAAATAACATCCACagatcataacatcaaatttgagCCTTGTTATATCAGCATCTGCATACTCACAACTGCATCAAAGACTCCATAGACTGCCATCACACCACCAACACCACGCTCACCCAATGTAGGTTGAACCACATGCTTTGTAAATGCAGCCCTGAAATAGAAGTATTTCTGAGCTCAACAGGAGTAATAGAAAGAGAAATAATAAGTTCCATCCAAGAAAAACTGAATGGAAATGGAAGGATTACAGCAGCATAATGGGGTTATTCATTTACCACACAAATGATTGTTGAAAGCCTGAGTACGCGATGAGAGGGATGACTAAGAGAATTCTTATGTCAAGTAAAAGAGCCAGGACAGCCTTAAACAAGGACACCACTGAATAACAGAAACTAACCGAAGAGTCTTGTTCCTCCTCTTTCTCTGTGGCACTTCTGTTACTTAAGAAGCACATAAGGATGGTACCTATGGTCATGATACACAGAAATACAATGAACAGTGAAGTTGTGCTAGTGGTACTCCCTCCCTGCGGTAAAAAATAACAGATCATGAACACTTATTCTGAATGCACTGAAAACATGAAAAACCCAAACCAGTCATTTGACAAACAACTGACGGTTTGGCACATCATCTCCTGCCAGTAAGCacgtaacatccatttgaaatcaAGGAAACAgcatattataatttataagaCTCCACCTAGTAACAATCATAACACATTTTCTAAGGAGAATAAATTCCATGCAAATGCTCTCTGACCAAAGCTTCAATTGGAAACAATCTTAAGATTAATGAAGAAATGGTATAGCAATAAGCTAATGAAATGAAAAAGGACTTGTAACAGTAACAGCCTACAAAACAACTTATTCGCGTACCTTTCCGCCTCTCAACAAAGCAAGAGTGATGAGATTCCCAACAAACTGTAAGTTTCACATGCAAAGTGACTTTATGTTACACAAACTCAAAACTCAAAAAACTGATAGAGATTTGAGTTTAGGAACTCCAACAACGTTACCTGATGGCTAGCAAACATCCCCCAAAATTCTCCATTGAATTTACCAATAACAGTTCCTTCAGGCAAGTCATTA
The Coffea arabica cultivar ET-39 chromosome 6c, Coffea Arabica ET-39 HiFi, whole genome shotgun sequence genome window above contains:
- the LOC113695961 gene encoding short-chain dehydrogenase TIC 32 B, chloroplastic; the encoded protein is MFRLITGIPGPSGFGSASTAEQVTQGIDASNLTAIVTGGASGIGFETARVLALRKAHVVIAARNVEAANEARQNILKENGTARVDVLKLDLCSIKSIKAFADDFYALGLPLNILINNAGVMFCPYQLSQDGIEMQFATNHLGHFYLTNLLLDKMKHTANSTGIEGRIVNLSSVAHVHTYGGGIRFDRINDKDSYSDKKAYGQSKLANILHANELSRRLQEEGANITVNSVHPGLIMTNLMRHSALLMRVLQAFTFILWKNVPQGAATTCYVALHPSLQGVTGKYFLDCNGFPPSKLARDKALAKRLWDFSDTLVNAAAQN
- the LOC113695829 gene encoding UNC93-like protein 3 is translated as MAMDEETPLVVDHVNSSTQKNHTIVNYKRDVHILSWAFLLIFLAYGAAQNLESTINTEGDLGTISLGILYLSFTFFSVIASVVVGNLGSKNTLILGTTGYWLFIAANLKPTWYTMVPASLYLGFTASIIWVAQGTYLTSTARGHALDNDLPEGTVIGKFNGEFWGMFASHQFVGNLITLALLRGGKGGSTTSTTSLFIVFLCIMTIGTILMCFLSNRSATEKEEEQDSSVSFCYSVVSLFKAVLALLLDIRILLVIPLIAYSGFQQSFVWAAFTKHVVQPTLGERGVGGVMAVYGVFDAVCSLAAGQLTSGLSTITIIVLSGAFIQTIAFLLLFVHYSLLHGVVGFLYPFLIAALLGVGDGVLNTQLSAFLGIIFKHNLEGAFAQLKFWQSLSIAILFFMSPHITLHVIVVIILVILCFSVAAFLFLILKVERAFSFCTAA